The proteins below come from a single Chitinophaga pinensis DSM 2588 genomic window:
- a CDS encoding HAMP domain-containing histidine kinase — MKKQITYSEKSGTSQSLLTKSETEYPLQVFSKVFTKYSLESILHSIKGIFTASFNVDLQRIIEAGHILASSSQESRTVKECTECTYARLLLVMIDVIDSQLAIAEASMNRLMEENEFHLFAIRPEVACHISTFRLIVTRSRHLLQDINHKVKFDGGDFTLNLNMAKFNLAIFVDEITAPFKLYEDATGRVIEIRNTVESSQNLLTDKVMLDIIMSSLIHVAYAHSRKSTRVFILVEAANERLSFSVKSEGKQMSNAEVENLFKPLNGSITLANNWGANLYMAKKCTDVLGGVIRVLSEKYETVIQAGLPCLLR, encoded by the coding sequence ATGAAGAAACAAATTACCTATTCTGAAAAGAGTGGGACTAGCCAGTCTTTGCTTACTAAAAGTGAAACAGAATATCCGTTACAGGTATTCAGTAAGGTTTTCACAAAGTATAGCTTGGAATCTATTCTGCATAGTATCAAGGGCATTTTTACGGCATCATTCAATGTCGATCTTCAGCGAATAATTGAGGCTGGGCATATTCTGGCAAGTTCTTCACAGGAGTCTCGGACAGTTAAAGAATGTACGGAATGCACATACGCCAGGCTGTTATTAGTGATGATCGATGTGATTGATTCTCAATTAGCTATTGCGGAAGCCTCAATGAATAGGCTGATGGAAGAAAATGAATTTCATCTATTTGCGATCCGACCAGAAGTAGCTTGTCACATAAGCACATTTCGCCTGATTGTGACCCGGAGCAGACATTTATTACAGGATATTAATCATAAAGTAAAGTTTGATGGAGGTGACTTTACGTTAAATCTCAATATGGCCAAGTTCAATCTGGCAATCTTTGTTGACGAGATTACAGCTCCATTTAAATTATACGAAGATGCGACAGGCAGGGTGATTGAAATAAGGAACACAGTTGAATCTAGTCAAAACCTACTAACGGATAAGGTCATGCTGGACATAATAATGTCCAGTCTTATACACGTTGCATATGCCCACAGTAGAAAATCGACAAGAGTATTCATATTAGTCGAAGCGGCAAATGAACGGCTTTCATTTAGTGTCAAAAGTGAAGGAAAGCAAATGTCCAACGCCGAGGTTGAAAACCTATTTAAACCGCTTAATGGTTCGATAACACTGGCCAATAATTGGGGAGCGAACTTATATATGGCAAAGAAATGCACTGACGTATTAGGTGGAGTGATACGAGTACTTAGTGAGAAATATGAGACAGTCATTCAAGCAGGCTTACCATGCCTTTTGAGATAG
- a CDS encoding ATP-binding protein codes for MDNIEQKVLSYEIRPNEQLTLPLNRDYNSAYSIEGVLPGKLEWGDLENIILTPDKNYTGSINIGIQYRYEDRDRLVNLYINVANIFKPRARIIKIIGQELISNDVIALVELIKNSYDADAEHIDIHLNEIFSDQGEIIIKDDGTGMTYEKIVNVWLEPATPDKKAKTTQTFSACFKRRFLGEKGIGRFAVHRLGENIELITRAKINCSQLLDYETKIIIDWSDFSEDKYLSEIPVTVTRINNPVTFTNTSGTIIRITKIQPWKNIKSVKDAATKIKGLESPIKPRSIQLHELNDNTDPGLTVEIKSANTEIEKALWEIKSLNDLLDTAFYKFNGIIDEKGNLIYDYIFNRPDYQDIKRSPTLLEEFLPANNPEWFDERPLNEMNNPGQFEISFYAWDLETATLRIAGLADYYRNVIKPNAGIRIYRDNFRVWPYGEPGDDWLGLDLKRLNTPKERSVSRNQVFGVVHISSIINPQLKDQSNREGLINNEQYENFYQLVNSALTVFAKERKSDKVKMDKVSRTKSMTDLVTESIDKLRINLEKRQDLAYYENDINQIENAYKERINDVLERYMMAAAIGISYSVPIHEMKLRLTSIKNVIDDLNENPNLQDKFLKQLSSYVQETEDIIMAVTSMMSRQKRQKVNLYKVARNVHVLKESDLKKYNVSFEIKGDKEIQVEAVPGLLNTAVLNLVDNAIYWLRSAKLRSRNELREFNPTVTITILKGEDGRGVMQIKDNGYGFEDPFELLIEPYYSRKTDGLGLGLFLVNEIMTRLGGRLNGYNKNGAVFELTFQTTNSM; via the coding sequence ATGGATAATATAGAACAAAAAGTACTTAGTTATGAGATCAGACCTAATGAACAATTGACACTTCCTCTTAATCGGGATTATAATTCGGCGTATTCAATTGAAGGGGTATTACCGGGTAAATTAGAATGGGGAGATCTGGAAAACATAATATTGACACCTGATAAAAATTACACGGGATCGATAAATATCGGCATTCAGTATAGATATGAGGATAGGGATAGGTTAGTCAATTTGTATATTAATGTAGCAAACATATTTAAGCCCAGAGCAAGAATAATCAAGATTATTGGACAAGAACTGATTTCAAATGATGTTATCGCATTGGTTGAACTAATTAAGAATTCTTATGATGCTGATGCTGAACATATCGATATCCACTTAAATGAAATATTTAGCGATCAGGGAGAAATAATTATCAAAGACGATGGTACAGGCATGACCTATGAAAAGATCGTTAATGTATGGTTGGAACCAGCAACTCCGGATAAAAAGGCAAAAACTACACAAACATTTAGCGCTTGTTTTAAACGTCGATTTCTCGGAGAGAAGGGCATAGGTAGATTTGCTGTACATCGGCTAGGAGAGAACATTGAACTCATCACTCGCGCAAAAATTAATTGTTCTCAATTGCTTGATTATGAAACGAAAATAATTATTGATTGGTCGGACTTTTCGGAGGATAAATATTTGTCGGAAATTCCAGTTACTGTTACTAGAATCAATAATCCAGTCACATTCACAAACACTTCTGGCACAATTATTAGGATTACTAAAATACAACCATGGAAAAATATTAAATCAGTGAAGGATGCGGCTACCAAAATTAAAGGTTTGGAGAGTCCAATAAAGCCTAGGAGCATACAGCTTCATGAATTGAATGATAATACGGATCCTGGTCTAACTGTAGAGATAAAGTCAGCCAATACAGAAATTGAAAAGGCTCTTTGGGAAATAAAGTCGCTAAACGATTTGCTTGACACTGCGTTTTATAAATTCAACGGCATTATAGACGAAAAAGGAAATCTGATCTATGACTATATATTTAATCGTCCGGATTATCAAGATATTAAAAGAAGTCCCACGCTACTGGAAGAATTCCTGCCTGCAAATAACCCAGAATGGTTTGATGAACGTCCCCTAAATGAGATGAATAATCCCGGACAATTTGAAATAAGCTTTTATGCGTGGGATTTAGAAACTGCAACACTGCGTATTGCCGGATTAGCTGATTATTATCGTAATGTAATAAAGCCTAATGCAGGTATTAGAATCTATAGGGACAATTTTAGGGTATGGCCCTATGGTGAACCAGGTGACGATTGGTTGGGCCTTGACTTAAAACGTCTTAACACACCCAAAGAAAGGTCAGTATCAAGAAACCAAGTATTTGGAGTGGTGCATATATCTTCTATTATCAATCCCCAGCTAAAAGATCAATCAAACAGGGAAGGTTTGATTAATAATGAGCAGTATGAAAATTTTTATCAACTTGTAAATTCTGCGTTGACTGTATTTGCGAAGGAACGAAAATCCGACAAGGTGAAGATGGATAAAGTCAGTCGGACGAAGTCTATGACAGACCTAGTTACAGAGAGTATCGATAAATTAAGAATAAACCTTGAAAAGAGACAAGATCTAGCATATTATGAGAATGATATTAATCAAATTGAGAATGCTTATAAGGAACGAATTAACGATGTGTTAGAACGTTACATGATGGCCGCAGCTATTGGTATTTCATATAGCGTACCAATTCATGAGATGAAGTTAAGGCTTACTTCTATAAAAAATGTAATAGATGATCTGAATGAGAACCCTAACCTACAAGATAAATTTTTGAAACAATTGTCTAGCTACGTGCAGGAAACGGAAGATATAATTATGGCAGTGACCTCTATGATGTCTAGGCAAAAAAGGCAAAAAGTGAATCTATATAAAGTCGCTAGAAATGTTCATGTACTTAAAGAGTCAGATCTTAAAAAATATAATGTCAGTTTTGAGATAAAAGGGGATAAAGAAATTCAGGTGGAAGCAGTGCCAGGATTATTAAATACTGCAGTCCTAAATCTTGTTGACAATGCTATTTATTGGTTGCGTTCCGCTAAGCTAAGATCTAGAAATGAATTACGAGAATTTAATCCTACTGTCACAATAACTATTTTGAAAGGCGAGGATGGACGTGGTGTCATGCAGATTAAGGATAACGGTTACGGTTTTGAAGATCCATTTGAACTTTTAATCGAGCCTTATTACAGTAGAAAGACTGACGGCTTAGGCTTAGGCCTTTTCTTAGTAAATGAAATTATGACTAGACTTGGCGGGCGGCTAAATGGCTATAATAAAAACGGTGCTGTATTTGAACTGACCTTTCAAACTACCAATAGCATGTAG